In Phaeobacter inhibens DSM 16374, the following proteins share a genomic window:
- a CDS encoding methyl-accepting chemotaxis protein: MFFKRDAKKQQAESTMERSIMDMIDRTQAMIQFEPDGTILEANANFLGAVGYQLEEIQGKHHSMFVDPDYARSDAYKSFWADLAAGKFFTDQYPRVSKAGETIWIQATYAPVLDSEGKTVRVIKLATDITARQNSVEDISKGLEALSEGDLSYRVQPSDLPDMRVLCEAFNNAQDTLNGAVETVKAVADAVGSTASEISQSSSELSHRTETQAATLEETAAAIEELTSTVRSAADGAREVEDIVSNARATAEESGEVVSNAVTAMSQIEESSGKISQIISVIDDIAFQTNLLALNAGVEAARAGEAGRGFAVVASEVRALAQRSSDAAGEIKQLINESSQYVGNGVKLVSRAGEELQKIIGSVSTISGHVSQIATGAAEQSVTLVEINTGVSQLDQVTQHNAAMVEEATAASQTLSNDANELTRQISIFKTGSGTQNIVSFGSGSAGAQGYGVRATG, translated from the coding sequence ATGTTTTTCAAACGTGATGCAAAGAAACAGCAAGCTGAATCGACAATGGAACGGTCGATCATGGATATGATTGATCGAACTCAGGCCATGATCCAATTCGAACCCGACGGAACGATTCTGGAAGCCAATGCGAATTTCCTGGGCGCGGTCGGATACCAGCTTGAGGAGATCCAGGGTAAGCATCACTCAATGTTCGTGGATCCCGATTATGCCCGCAGCGACGCCTATAAATCGTTCTGGGCGGATCTGGCGGCGGGGAAATTTTTCACCGATCAATATCCGCGCGTATCAAAAGCGGGGGAGACGATCTGGATCCAAGCCACCTATGCACCTGTCCTCGACAGTGAGGGCAAAACGGTGCGGGTGATCAAACTGGCCACCGACATCACAGCGCGGCAGAACAGTGTTGAGGATATCTCAAAAGGGCTCGAAGCCCTGAGTGAGGGGGATCTGAGCTACCGGGTGCAGCCCTCTGACCTGCCGGATATGCGGGTACTCTGCGAGGCGTTCAACAACGCGCAGGATACGTTGAATGGCGCTGTTGAAACGGTGAAGGCGGTCGCCGATGCGGTCGGCAGTACGGCATCTGAAATCAGTCAGTCCTCTAGTGAGCTGTCGCATCGTACCGAAACCCAGGCCGCCACACTGGAAGAAACCGCCGCTGCAATTGAGGAGCTGACCTCCACAGTGCGTTCTGCCGCCGATGGCGCCCGTGAGGTTGAGGACATCGTCAGCAACGCGCGCGCAACCGCTGAGGAAAGCGGTGAAGTTGTGAGCAACGCGGTGACGGCCATGTCGCAGATCGAGGAATCCTCTGGCAAGATCTCACAGATTATTTCGGTGATTGATGATATCGCCTTTCAGACCAATCTGCTTGCGTTGAATGCCGGTGTTGAGGCGGCGCGGGCGGGCGAGGCCGGTCGCGGCTTTGCGGTTGTTGCCTCCGAAGTGCGCGCGCTGGCGCAGCGATCCTCCGACGCGGCAGGTGAGATTAAGCAGTTGATCAACGAGAGCTCGCAATATGTCGGCAACGGTGTGAAACTGGTGAGCCGCGCGGGTGAAGAACTGCAGAAAATCATCGGCAGCGTCAGCACCATCTCTGGCCATGTCAGCCAGATTGCAACGGGCGCAGCGGAACAATCCGTGACCCTTGTGGAGATCAACACCGGTGTCAGCCAGTTGGATCAGGTGACCCAACACAATGCAGCCATGGTCGAGGAGGCCACCGCGGCCAGTCAGACACTCTCCAATGACGCCAATGAGCTGACCCGCCAGATTTCCATTTTCAAAACGGGGTCCGGGACGCAGAACATCGTGTCCTTTGGAAGCGGCAGCGCTGGGGCGCAGGGCTATGGTGTACGTGCCACCGGCTGA
- a CDS encoding ATP-binding protein: MRFRPKAWIQALNNRTYLPTLVALVVIIAAGISAESQNDTIYEQKLRADVQYEAGLIRARIEGNLAADIQLVRGLQAVLSTEPDMTQRRFSQLAAHLLEAEDSLRNIAAAPDLVIKLMHPMEGNEAAIGLDYRKNDAQRAAALLARDSGELVLAGPVDLLQGGRGMIARFPIFIGPQGSKSFWGILSSVIDIDAVYSKGGLTDPDLMIDVALIGKDGKGASGAQFYGNPDILEDSPVLMDIVLPVGTWQLAARPKEGWPTRADNKWQLRFTILLAGAFILFPTALAGRLSAARRSVIQTLKRRERELEALSRRLEMAVETSKIGIWEIEDNSDSAIWDHRMRELYGDPVGSSDVPLTVWRSFLHPNDRDRVINGFQEALRHVRNHSIDFRVRLENGTHKNIRAMGCSFRDSRGRNRMIGVEWDVTRDVDLNNELKRTNQQLTHRNAQLTYAKQAAEKADQAKTEFLANMSHEIRTPMNGIIGMSDILAESPLSAEQEQCVDTIRDSSVALLKIINDILDLSRLEAGKMEISAVDFNLRKCVDGAVDVLRPKLREKGLTFTQTFARELPEQVHGDDGRLRQILVNLLSNAVKFTQYGSVSLHVSRDVKDPYHLFIDVVDTGIGISEDQARHVFERFSQADAATTRHYGGTGLGLTISNILAQRMGGGISLNSNEGQGSCFRLEIRLSAARAAPSAPTQISPEAAQQKPGPGVLLLADDNRTNRLLIRKFLADTPLNVIEAENGREAVDMCRDHQPAIILMDMSMPEVDGLTATRQIRASDMAQPAIIALTANAFESDRRACLDAGMDRFLQKPIRKPLLLETIASVQAERAAPPDQTKDGTNS, translated from the coding sequence ATGAGATTTCGGCCCAAAGCGTGGATCCAGGCGCTGAACAATCGGACCTATCTGCCGACGCTGGTCGCCTTAGTGGTGATCATCGCCGCAGGCATATCAGCCGAATCCCAGAACGACACCATCTATGAACAAAAGCTGCGGGCCGATGTCCAATATGAAGCGGGGCTCATTCGCGCCCGGATCGAGGGCAACCTGGCGGCCGATATCCAACTGGTTCGCGGGCTGCAGGCAGTCCTGTCAACAGAACCCGATATGACACAGCGCCGATTTTCGCAATTGGCGGCCCATCTACTGGAGGCCGAAGATAGTCTGCGCAATATCGCTGCAGCGCCCGACCTCGTCATCAAACTGATGCATCCGATGGAAGGCAACGAAGCTGCGATTGGGTTGGATTATCGCAAGAACGACGCCCAACGCGCCGCTGCCCTATTGGCTCGCGACAGCGGCGAACTCGTGCTGGCAGGGCCTGTCGACCTGCTGCAGGGCGGTCGCGGCATGATCGCACGTTTCCCGATCTTCATCGGGCCACAGGGAAGCAAATCCTTCTGGGGCATCCTCTCCTCCGTGATCGACATTGACGCTGTCTACTCAAAGGGAGGGTTGACGGATCCTGATCTGATGATCGACGTCGCTCTGATCGGTAAGGATGGCAAAGGCGCCAGTGGCGCGCAGTTCTACGGAAACCCAGATATCCTAGAGGACAGCCCCGTTCTGATGGACATTGTTCTGCCCGTGGGCACCTGGCAGCTTGCCGCACGCCCGAAGGAGGGCTGGCCCACCCGCGCCGATAACAAATGGCAACTGCGGTTCACAATCCTTCTGGCTGGCGCCTTCATTCTCTTTCCAACCGCACTGGCGGGTCGGTTGTCTGCGGCCCGGCGGTCGGTAATCCAGACCCTCAAACGGCGCGAGCGTGAGCTTGAGGCATTGTCACGCCGTCTGGAAATGGCAGTTGAAACCTCGAAGATCGGCATCTGGGAGATTGAGGACAACTCCGATAGTGCTATCTGGGATCACCGAATGCGGGAGCTTTATGGCGATCCCGTCGGTTCAAGCGACGTGCCGCTCACTGTCTGGAGGTCCTTTCTGCACCCCAATGATCGTGATCGCGTCATCAACGGTTTTCAGGAGGCGCTGCGCCACGTTCGCAACCACTCCATCGATTTTCGGGTCCGGCTGGAAAACGGCACCCATAAGAACATCCGCGCAATGGGCTGTTCCTTTCGCGATTCACGGGGACGCAACCGGATGATTGGCGTCGAATGGGATGTGACCCGCGACGTCGACCTCAACAATGAACTGAAACGGACCAACCAGCAGCTGACCCACCGCAACGCTCAGCTGACCTACGCAAAACAGGCCGCCGAAAAGGCGGATCAGGCAAAGACCGAATTTCTTGCCAATATGAGCCATGAGATCCGTACGCCGATGAACGGCATCATCGGGATGTCCGATATCCTCGCCGAAAGCCCGCTCTCGGCGGAACAGGAGCAATGCGTTGACACCATACGGGACTCCTCTGTCGCTCTGTTGAAAATCATCAATGACATTCTGGATCTGTCCCGGTTGGAGGCCGGCAAGATGGAGATCAGCGCCGTTGATTTCAATCTCCGCAAATGCGTTGATGGTGCTGTCGATGTACTGCGCCCGAAGCTACGCGAAAAGGGTCTTACCTTCACACAGACCTTCGCCCGTGAGCTACCCGAACAGGTTCATGGCGACGACGGGCGGCTGCGTCAGATCCTCGTCAACCTGCTCAGCAATGCGGTGAAATTCACTCAGTATGGTAGCGTGTCCCTGCACGTCAGTCGCGATGTGAAGGATCCGTATCATCTGTTCATTGATGTCGTGGACACCGGCATCGGCATCTCAGAAGATCAGGCCAGACATGTGTTTGAGCGGTTCTCGCAGGCGGATGCTGCCACCACGCGCCACTATGGCGGCACCGGTCTGGGGCTGACCATCTCCAATATTCTGGCACAGCGTATGGGCGGCGGCATCAGCCTGAACTCAAACGAGGGTCAGGGCTCCTGCTTCCGGCTCGAGATTCGGCTGTCTGCCGCCCGCGCCGCGCCCAGTGCCCCAACACAGATCAGCCCGGAGGCCGCGCAGCAAAAGCCCGGCCCCGGCGTTTTGCTACTGGCAGATGACAACCGGACCAACCGCCTGCTGATCCGGAAATTTCTTGCCGACACCCCACTCAATGTGATCGAGGCCGAGAACGGGCGCGAGGCGGTAGATATGTGTCGCGACCATCAGCCTGCCATCATCCTGATGGACATGTCCATGCCTGAGGTCGACGGCCTCACCGCGACCCGCCAGATCCGGGCCAGCGACATGGCTCAGCCCGCGATCATCGCCCTGACGGCCAACGCCTTCGAAAGCGACCGGCGCGCCTGTCTCGACGCCGGGATGGATCGCTTTTTGCAAAAACCCATCCGGAAACCGCTGCTGCTGGAAACCATCGCCTCGGTTCAGGCCGAACGTGCAGCGCCGCCGGATCAGACAAAAGACGGCACCAATTCCTGA
- a CDS encoding tetratricopeptide repeat protein — MRQFWIAPFLGLCFAAAAPLAQAEGAGQAPSHADSASCPTAPDHQGAVDQLIGRVQAAPDEASAQQISNQFWQYWADAPNAEAQALLDRGMTRRSAFDFFGALEAFDRLVAYCPDYAEGYNQRAFVHYLRRDFAAALRDLDRALDLSPRHVAALSGRALSLYGLSRLDEAREALDQALSLNPWLPERYLVAPGGPLAPEDADAAMPEVEL, encoded by the coding sequence ATGCGACAGTTCTGGATTGCCCCGTTTCTTGGTCTTTGTTTCGCTGCGGCTGCGCCCCTCGCTCAGGCAGAGGGGGCAGGGCAGGCGCCGTCACACGCTGACAGTGCAAGCTGCCCGACGGCGCCGGATCATCAGGGCGCGGTAGACCAGCTGATCGGCCGTGTGCAGGCCGCCCCGGATGAAGCGTCAGCGCAGCAGATCTCCAATCAGTTCTGGCAATATTGGGCGGATGCCCCGAACGCTGAGGCGCAGGCCTTGCTGGATCGTGGGATGACCCGGCGCTCGGCTTTTGATTTTTTTGGGGCTTTGGAGGCTTTTGATCGGCTGGTCGCCTATTGCCCGGATTATGCCGAGGGCTACAATCAACGCGCCTTTGTCCACTATCTGCGGCGGGATTTTGCGGCAGCCCTGAGGGATCTGGACCGTGCACTGGACCTGTCGCCACGCCATGTCGCAGCCTTGAGCGGCCGGGCGTTGTCACTATATGGTTTGTCGCGTCTGGATGAAGCGCGCGAAGCATTGGATCAGGCCCTGTCGCTGAATCCCTGGTTGCCGGAGCGGTATCTGGTGGCGCCGGGTGGACCGCTGGCACCGGAAGATGCGGACGCCGCCATGCCAGAGGTTGAGCTGTAG